gtcgtcctacgaagaaaataagaaagatatttaagactggaactgtttaattttattataaaattgatatcacttactatatcttaatgctcctcatccagcaacaagggggttatagccgacgaagttgctctttcgtaggggctctttcgtacaaatgggatatacgtaccctgaaaaataaaaaaataaatgaaaatgcaggaaacgaatgaccaaaagtatgagaaagaattgtacacgctttatgacacaatatatgtgtagagtaagaaatttcagaatatgatacttcagtaatactcaatagcatatatatatatatatatatatatatatatatatatatatatatatatatatatatatatatttgaggacttactcgaaaatggcacctcctccaccaatctaagaatggcaatattatgattgtgtatgttttctattccacccatatgtgcacaatgtgctgcggtcaaaacatgcctagccgatatcagggaacctccgcacttccatagtggtttgtctgggtttcggggattacgaaaacctaatgcagcgatccatggccaagcgcctaaaatgcaatagtcatagttgtgaatatacataattttttctcacataacgagtaacaacgattattacctattcgatattcgatcatacagcagacgataagtatatacgtacaaatactctgaaatagagatttgataaagacagaaattaaatttttattccagtggaataaaaattattaaataattctatataatttctatttgaactatactgaactataaagctcaaacgtgtaatttctaccctaacagtttttgatctctatccatattattactcctatatcaattttttatttcaagcaaaaagatactcttcctaacatgaagtaaaagaaagaaataattcaagttaataagtaaagttactaccgataaaatcatagcattattatttagtctaattgaaatatacattgatgtgctgtttaatgcctttaaagttcattctttgcagtaaatggcttattattaatcggaaggAAAgtcataaaacgtaccaagttcagctggtttaccatcgaccaccctggtatgagagacgttgctaaaaccacagtatggtggtcgcaaagccttatacttatacacagtttttattgaaatttctctcttctctttgtttggatcgttcggacagcaaacgatcgtaacattgccctggtatctgcacactgatcgtctataaaaatcggtggctgtacggtactgtatccgccatatttcttgcagaggtttacattttctgtagtcaaggcacctgccttcttgattgtccggtgtggtacattctggatcaaacaattttaaaacatttatacagttcaaagatgcgtaagaaagcgataCCGATTACTCAAccttcgaagtaaaaagccgatcaagtccaccggattgccctacagacacgtattaatccgtaagagttagtcatcatgttgataataattatctaaagaaactcacgtgaaaatataaaattttaattgttatattaataatttaattataatttaataataataatttaatttaaaatgagtgagggctaggagatcatttgtatcggtggagataggagttagcgggcgggaattgaggactgcttctatttctatgataagagtattactgtgttaagctcatatgtttctgtttctccactcgcgctgcgccataatatcctttgatatttccgatcctctggtcgtacgaggaattgccgatacattttctcgatgtcgccagtgagtacgtactgatgagcgcggaatctaattaatatacaaaataaattgtgaattgattcgagaatataggatttccccattttcatgattatcgtgatttttgtataaatatattttttaagatactaataattaggtacttataaattagtattatcaattattttgcatttataattccgcctctagtataagtgttaattgaaaactaactttatgtttcaaaaagtactagcaaagtcgttgagtaacaagccactgatgctaacacaaatagcattgtcgtaattaaatatttctaaatattcatttttcattttgaacctgtagaaacaatttattatatatactattagctaagtaattgcatatttaattaagtcgaaatataaaacttagttattttgataatttagaaaataaaaaactgacaaacatttcaatttaatttatggttggaacaaaagacagttatttttcattaattgaaatattgcaatgcagagtactttccaaaatacgccgagagtattcctgatggtgaaacgagcgttgcttcatcgaacgcagctaaagaaaacaacatctatgtagttggtggtacgatgcctgaaatagagggcgataaattgtacaatacctgtactatttggggtcccgatggaactttgatagcaaaacaccgaaaggtaagtaatatattcctttatggctttgaatttgaaaatattggggtgaagaaagtgactctatctaggaataatttaggaatatacatatgtacatacgtatactataaccaattctataatttacggtttataaaatacgttatgatacgggaaacgcccatttttgttgtaatgtgtttgttgttgtataaatttttcacatacttaaaatattattatacttattttttctcctttttaaacattattaaatgataagattttttaataaaagaaagtgataaaaacgctgtcagttattaaataaaaaataattaaagtttaggagttggtaattttgatattaaattacaaaagttgcagcaatagaattggcgaccacatttttatgttattaggtacatctattcgacatcgacattcctaataagattacttttcgagagagtgattcactcagtcctggtaactccctaacgacgttcgatgtgaagggctgcaaaataggtattggcatttgctatgatattagattcgaggaaatggcacgcatttatcggaacaaaggtacagtaacttaatcgatcaatacttaactagcaaaaaattaaatatctttcttaaatatattctatataaaattaatataatctgtaactctgtataaaaagaagcttaattttaaaaaccagtatatttgctgaaaatgaaacaaataaaagaattaaaagcacaataagaggactgtcctcgcatattcagaaatgatggaatgtgaaccgtgcaactacgaagttaattggtattcggtggcttcatatttcctgcttctctgggttaggttgccaaatgctgatatatccagcggcattcaaaatgaccactggaccattgcactggtcattacttcagcgttccagagcgaatgatagtcaattatacgttgcctgcatatcaccggctcgtgttccttaagcaagttacgtcgcatggggacatacacagttgaccaatccctagggaaagaatctttacgatttggaaactcaagagaatatggcagtcaccgatatcaaaaaaaaaaaaaaaaaactggcgaaccgtgtgttaccacaacgagacacgcgatgctatttgtcgctttaaattgtgccgcaactcgtttttgagatctttgccaggggcacgttaaaatatgctgaaaatatatttctggcttttctggggtttaactgaaatatgacaaataacgttgtaaaacatatgtacttatgacttacagagtaattgagtgtacaaaatatatagtatacaaaatagccagcgatttaggactttaaaagatcaaaagaaaagaaaagaaaagaagaaagataatatgttgtggcagtctaagtcgatctaagaaaatagataaagggagggaggggcaaagctagttaatctggaaagaatccaagcgtcaatttcaagcatttacagagaatcaagcgggctggttaaagtcgtgagttgagcaattatcccgcgttaggttcaatcaggttagtcccacgcgaaattgatccaaccatgcgaaaacgagtgtattctgatttctgtcgcagatacttctggctagtgcagtacctacacggtggttgttgaaatagccgcttctcatctactttccgcagcgcggacatcatcctttgatcccttacgactaacgaagttttcaaagatgtacggcagtttgagattctacttgaaaatgatcatcattgcggtctgtgtgccgtctgctcttctttttgttcttccgttaaagactggtaagttgatactgattaattatgcgatcgaaaccctatataattgctataaaaattccgctaatataatattccttctttcttgtatctgtctgccactcaggtcgttttactaattacaataagtaatttcgacttctttgcgcactcttttaacgcattctagaccaaaagaaattcatatcagtcagtaggcaggggtataatatacatattttatatataacttatgtaataatgtatatatcatgttaatttcatatttttttcaatatagaattattatgtatgtcgggtttacattagaattagggttaggggcgtgaaacgaatcttcgtttgggttacacgttgtcgttatgcaatagagaagacattgactagtgcaaatacgattattacagaaccggacaagtaaccgtggtagttaggtactcgagaaactaatgaaaatgatcctaggttcaataacgaatccgcggtcgacgggatgatagatgaacgtactcacaaaatcaaagtcggacgcgtaatattcactgatcgtaaagagttactcctttcatcaatgagatcgcgagcgagaatgcctttcccgtcccgatgatgccacagaggaaaactataatggggtgtgtctaaggatacgagatcatcgggttcatcgagaaaagcctttgttcagaaagtaagggaaattggcgttgttgctaattggtcaatctccatatcggtggttagaaaaagatgctagccgccctcgagggaaagttgctagtgggagacgccgctcgttgaaaaatatgtctcccctatcttcccgtagttgggacaaagactgtttgtctgtttgaaggactttagttaactaaaccttaagatttataacgggccctcgggctagtcgaacatgtactgcggagacgcatcgacatctggcaatcatcttactcgaagaatagggtctgcgtgtggcgagccacgggacagaaaccgttggaatgtttactgtcgcgtgtcgccacgaatatttcttttaaggagagctatagaattactccatacctttgttaaacaaagcgttcatcccgtaaccgcggctacgttcggcgactgactgtggcctcgagcccaagctcattatcacaactctcgaacaattacaatcggattgaataactacaattgttcaattacagactccggtgttctttcatctccgacatatatatattttttacatttgtagttgcgcacagattttattaaagaaaagtgttaacaatgtgttttcatgatttatttctcgcgactgacttccattaatccctaatattcctgtcgctatacgcgtgtaaatctaacatggctgctcataaatgtcatcagtaaagttatagtgacgggtctttagttttgtttaatatcgaagtaattttccgtctgccgctcgcttttccttattctaccgcaattagaacatttatttattaatattgctttaaagtgacaaaagtattgttcgtgtgaatatacgtatatatatatatatatatatatatttatgttgtgtgtcattttaatatggctaatgttttgtaattcttcgattgcgttatttattgttttgagtagtttattttatagagtattcgataatataaatatatatatatatatatatatatacgtattcatatgcatatttctcttggcagtgtagtattcatacgaaatgaaatgtcaattatttatttatcctttaccggaatgtaggctagttttaagtatgtatcttagattatcggtttgatagaattcgcacacatatatatatttctgacaatgtaaccttcatttctttaataatacaatattgtatgttttatgtattcgttaaactattagtttttgacttcatgtatacttatatttcataaattgataatattgtatttgttgcatagtattggaagcactgtctctaatatttactaggttattacatgttcggcatatatgtttatacttatatgtaactctccaaattgattgattgaaatatatttatatatatatatatattcctggcgtttcaattattttccccttttgtagttattcttatttcctggtttatttagaattgtgtgtatatgtattttgtttattggttggatccgttaatcgccctcgttttgttaatccttcctttcgtttcgtagtgccgtgtgttcctttgtgcattcaaatccttattcgcgtgttttgtatagaatggttttcttgttcttgttacggcgcgtgcggagcgcgggacgtgacatccccgcccttggagttcaaatttccaaaggaaatttgactgatggtatctctgagttcgctcaaggcggacgtagatgtcgttggtagttgagtgactaccggtgttatcgatatcccttgaggttgtgcagtttgatcatcgatatttcgtcttcttttgaggtatagtagcgggtgggtgactgagccgcatattgctcctaatagggcgattccgcattcgtaagtttcacgtaactggtatccgtgtgcggctatatatattattgtcttgattagttt
The sequence above is a segment of the Bombus vancouverensis nearcticus unplaced genomic scaffold, iyBomVanc1_principal scaffold0049, whole genome shotgun sequence genome. Coding sequences within it:
- the LOC143304701 gene encoding venom serine protease Bi-VSP-like isoform X1, with the translated sequence MYIHNYDYCILGAWPWIAALGFRNPRNPDKPLWKCGGSLISARHVLTAAHCAHMGGIENIHNHNIAILRLVEEVPFSRYVYPICTKEPLRKSNFVGYNPLVAG
- the LOC143304701 gene encoding venom serine protease Bi-VSP-like isoform X2, producing MIEYRIGAWPWIAALGFRNPRNPDKPLWKCGGSLISARHVLTAAHCAHMGGIENIHNHNIAILRLVEEVPFSRYVYPICTKEPLRKSNFVGYNPLVAG
- the LOC143304702 gene encoding omega-amidase NIT2-A-like, with translation MPEIEGDKLYNTCTIWGPDGTLIAKHRKVHLFDIDIPNKITFRESDSLSPGNSLTTFDVKGCKIGIGICYDIRFEEMARIYRNKDTSG